From Caminibacter mediatlanticus TB-2, the proteins below share one genomic window:
- a CDS encoding flagellin A, whose amino-acid sequence MGFRINTNVAALNAHAAMQITNRNLNNSLEKLSTGLRINKAADDASGLQIADSLRNQADSLGQAIRNANDAIGVMQIADKAMDEQVKILNTIKVKATQAAQDGQTSETRKALQEDIVRLMEELDNIAGTTTYNGKSLLSGSFTNQEFQIGAYSNQTVKASIGATSSDKIGNTRFETGKVMTAAGEVSLKFVNVDGVHDVQLESVKISTSAGTGIGVLAEVINKNSDKTGVKASWQVIQTGSAEIQGGDITGLTINGVKIGDVLGVQKDDSDGKLVAAINAVKDQTGVEAYVDERGVLNLRSLDGRGIKVSGTGLDTAAGMSAAAVENYGRLTLTRLDARDIQISGTNYTLTGFNNSAAEAQATINLRTIKGNFSADQASAIGAFANANVANFGQEIGAGVTTLKGAMAVMDIADSAQRMLDKIRADIGSVQNQLVSTINNISVTQVNVKAAESQIRDVDFAAETANFQKYNLLAQSGSYALSQANAVQKNVMRLLQ is encoded by the coding sequence ATGGGATTTAGAATTAACACAAATGTTGCAGCTCTAAATGCACATGCAGCAATGCAAATTACAAATAGAAACTTAAATAATTCACTCGAAAAACTAAGTACAGGTCTTAGAATCAATAAAGCAGCAGATGATGCATCAGGGTTACAAATTGCTGATTCTCTAAGAAATCAAGCAGATAGTTTAGGCCAAGCAATAAGAAATGCAAATGATGCAATTGGGGTTATGCAAATAGCAGATAAAGCGATGGATGAGCAAGTAAAAATATTAAATACAATTAAAGTAAAAGCAACACAAGCAGCACAAGATGGACAAACAAGTGAGACAAGAAAAGCACTTCAAGAAGATATAGTAAGACTAATGGAAGAGCTTGATAATATAGCAGGTACTACAACATATAATGGAAAAAGTTTACTTAGTGGAAGTTTTACTAATCAAGAGTTTCAAATTGGAGCATATTCAAATCAAACAGTAAAAGCAAGTATTGGTGCAACTTCATCAGATAAAATTGGTAATACAAGATTTGAAACTGGTAAAGTTATGACTGCTGCTGGGGAAGTTAGTTTAAAATTTGTTAATGTTGATGGGGTACATGATGTACAACTTGAAAGCGTAAAAATATCAACAAGTGCGGGTACAGGAATAGGGGTACTTGCAGAGGTTATTAATAAAAACAGTGATAAAACGGGTGTAAAAGCATCGTGGCAAGTAATACAAACAGGAAGTGCTGAAATACAAGGTGGAGATATAACAGGTTTAACAATAAATGGTGTAAAAATTGGTGATGTATTAGGGGTACAAAAAGATGATAGTGATGGTAAGTTAGTTGCAGCAATAAATGCAGTAAAAGACCAAACAGGTGTAGAAGCATATGTAGATGAGAGAGGGGTTTTAAATTTAAGAAGTTTAGATGGTAGAGGAATTAAAGTAAGTGGAACAGGGTTAGATACAGCAGCTGGGATGAGTGCTGCTGCAGTAGAAAATTATGGAAGACTTACATTAACAAGGCTTGATGCAAGAGATATTCAAATTTCTGGTACAAACTATACATTAACAGGATTTAATAATTCTGCGGCAGAAGCACAAGCAACAATTAATTTAAGAACTATAAAAGGTAATTTTAGTGCAGACCAAGCAAGTGCGATAGGTGCATTTGCAAATGCTAATGTTGCAAATTTTGGGCAAGAAATAGGTGCAGGAGTTACAACATTAAAAGGTGCAATGGCAGTTATGGATATAGCAGATAGTGCACAAAGAATGCTTGATAAAATTAGAGCTGATATTGGTTCAGTACAAAATCAATTAGTAAGTACAATTAATAATATTTCAGTAACACAAGTAAATGTAAAAGCAGCAGAATCTCAAATAAGAGATGTAGATTTTGCAGCTGAGACAGCTAATTTCCAAAAATACAATCTTCTTGCTCAATCTGGTAGTTATGCTCTATCTCAAGCTAATGCTGTTCAAAAAAATGTTATGAGACTTCTTCAATAA
- a CDS encoding flagellin A, which yields MGFRINTNIAALTAHAASVENNRKLSSSLEKLSTGLRINKAADDASGLQIADSLRNQADSLGQAIRNANDAIGVMQIADKAMDEQVKILNTIKVKATQAAQDGQTSETRKALQEDIVRLMEELDNIAGTTTYNGKSLLSGSFTNQEFQIGAYSNQTVKASIGATSSDKIGNTRFETGKVMTAAGEVSLKFIAPDGVHDVQLESVKISTSAGTGIGVLAEVINKNSDKTGVKASWQVIQTGSAEIQGGDITGLTINGVKIGDVLGVQKDDSDGKLVAAINAVKDQTGVEAYVDERGVLNLRSLDGRGIKVSGTGLDTAAGMSAAAVENYGRLTLTRLDARDIQISGTNYTLTGFNNSAAEAQATINLRTIKGNFSADQASAIGAFANANVANFGQEIGAGVTTLKGAMAVMDIADSAQRMLDKIRADIGSVQNQLVSTINNISVTQVNVKAAESQIRDVDFAAETANFQKYNLLAQSGSYALSQANAVQKNVMKLLQ from the coding sequence ATGGGATTTAGAATTAACACAAATATTGCAGCTTTAACTGCACACGCTGCTTCAGTTGAGAATAATAGAAAACTTAGTTCTTCACTCGAAAAACTGAGTACAGGTCTTAGAATCAATAAAGCAGCAGATGATGCATCAGGGTTACAAATTGCTGATTCTCTAAGAAATCAAGCAGATAGTTTAGGCCAAGCAATAAGAAATGCAAATGATGCAATTGGGGTTATGCAAATAGCAGATAAAGCGATGGATGAGCAAGTAAAAATATTAAATACAATTAAAGTAAAAGCAACACAAGCAGCACAAGATGGACAAACAAGTGAGACAAGAAAAGCACTTCAAGAAGATATAGTAAGACTAATGGAAGAGCTTGATAATATAGCAGGTACTACAACATATAATGGAAAAAGTTTACTTAGTGGAAGTTTTACTAATCAAGAGTTTCAAATTGGAGCATATTCAAATCAAACAGTAAAAGCAAGTATTGGTGCAACTTCATCAGATAAAATTGGTAATACAAGATTTGAAACTGGTAAAGTTATGACTGCTGCTGGGGAAGTTAGTTTAAAATTTATTGCTCCTGATGGAGTACATGATGTACAACTTGAGAGTGTAAAAATATCAACAAGTGCGGGTACAGGAATAGGGGTACTTGCAGAGGTTATTAATAAAAACAGTGATAAAACGGGTGTAAAAGCATCGTGGCAAGTAATACAAACAGGAAGTGCTGAAATACAAGGTGGAGATATAACAGGTTTAACAATAAATGGTGTAAAAATTGGTGATGTATTAGGGGTACAAAAAGATGATAGTGATGGTAAGTTAGTTGCAGCAATAAATGCAGTAAAAGACCAAACAGGTGTAGAAGCATATGTAGATGAGAGAGGGGTTTTAAATTTAAGAAGTTTAGATGGTAGAGGAATTAAAGTAAGTGGAACAGGGTTAGATACAGCAGCTGGGATGAGTGCTGCTGCAGTAGAAAATTATGGAAGACTTACATTAACAAGGCTTGATGCAAGAGATATTCAAATTTCTGGTACAAACTATACATTAACAGGATTTAATAATTCTGCGGCAGAAGCACAAGCAACAATTAATTTAAGAACTATAAAAGGTAATTTTAGTGCAGACCAAGCAAGTGCGATAGGTGCATTTGCAAATGCTAATGTTGCAAATTTTGGGCAAGAAATAGGTGCAGGAGTTACAACATTAAAAGGTGCAATGGCAGTTATGGATATAGCAGATAGTGCACAAAGAATGCTTGATAAAATTAGAGCTGATATTGGTTCAGTACAAAATCAATTAGTAAGTACAATTAATAATATTTCAGTAACACAAGTAAATGTAAAAGCAGCAGAATCTCAAATAAGAGATGTAGATTTTGCAGCTGAGACAGCTAATTTCCAAAAATACAATCTTCTTGCTCAATCTGGTAGTTATGCTCTATCTCAAGCTAATGCTGTTCAAAAAAATGTTATGAAATTATTACAATAA
- a CDS encoding motility associated factor glycosyltransferase family protein: protein MSKIFQKNISALMEKDKNLALKLLTINPTNFEVVQQGEDNINLNIIDKKKAYPIYETSPLKEIEEKEKKFKKYSRYPVLFLYGIGNGIFTKLLFANPSLKKVVVFEPNLEILYIAFHIVDFSNEILNEKIKFFIPKDVTYAKALSICSDKEIQLFLKTYELHIYSNYYEKFFSDEIINLNKTLIRAIKQTIINFGNDTIDTLIGIEHHIKNLPEMIKNPAFQQLKNKKNSEIAIIVSTGPSLAKQLPLLKEIQDYVTIISVDASLPILAKHNIKPDFVTSLERVELTGKFFENTPKEFQKDIIMVHASLQHERVLNNSHGKKVLVMRPFRYNYYYNLHNYGYLGRGMSAANMAYELATFMNYKTITLIGQDLAYSEDGTSHAKGHVLGEDEVKFKESDEYVTKYGGNGEIRTTKVWNMFRNFFEKDIENSIKEGVKTYNCTEGGARINGAIEMPFKEFIQKNVSKNKKTKITLRKPPKKSINKKIENAYKKTIKMIEYGEKIQKKVEKVFLEVAKECDIIEKIPKDKLYEKLNTNKIIKLTQKIDKIKDIIESRKFSLLYGETIQSYLVNKELDLAKIMVRDTNTDNEKKQKLIDWLFEHKEWLFMLAGSINAQIITIKRALPNLQNELQK from the coding sequence ATGTCAAAAATATTTCAAAAAAATATTTCAGCTTTAATGGAAAAAGACAAAAACTTAGCGTTAAAACTTCTAACTATTAATCCAACAAACTTCGAAGTTGTTCAACAAGGAGAAGACAATATAAATTTAAATATTATCGATAAAAAAAAGGCTTATCCAATTTATGAAACTTCTCCTTTAAAAGAAATTGAAGAAAAAGAAAAAAAATTTAAAAAATATTCAAGATATCCAGTTTTATTTTTATATGGAATAGGCAATGGAATTTTTACAAAATTGCTTTTTGCTAATCCATCACTAAAAAAAGTAGTTGTTTTTGAACCAAATCTTGAAATTTTATATATTGCTTTTCATATTGTAGATTTTTCTAATGAAATATTAAATGAAAAAATCAAATTTTTTATACCAAAAGATGTTACTTATGCAAAAGCTTTATCAATTTGCTCTGATAAAGAGATCCAACTCTTTCTAAAAACATATGAACTCCACATCTATTCAAATTACTATGAAAAGTTTTTCTCAGATGAAATTATTAATTTAAACAAAACATTAATTAGAGCTATAAAACAAACAATTATAAACTTTGGTAATGATACCATAGATACATTAATAGGAATTGAACATCACATTAAAAATCTTCCCGAAATGATAAAAAACCCAGCATTTCAACAGTTAAAAAATAAAAAAAATTCTGAAATAGCAATAATTGTTTCAACCGGACCATCACTTGCAAAACAACTACCTCTTTTAAAAGAGATTCAAGATTATGTAACTATAATAAGTGTTGATGCAAGCCTACCAATCCTTGCAAAACATAATATTAAGCCTGACTTTGTAACTTCACTTGAAAGAGTAGAATTAACAGGAAAATTTTTTGAAAACACTCCAAAAGAATTTCAAAAAGATATTATTATGGTGCATGCTTCACTTCAACATGAAAGAGTTTTAAACAATTCTCATGGAAAAAAAGTACTTGTAATGAGACCATTTAGATACAATTACTATTATAATTTACATAATTATGGATACTTAGGAAGGGGAATGAGCGCTGCTAATATGGCATACGAGTTAGCTACTTTTATGAACTATAAAACAATTACTTTAATCGGACAAGATTTAGCTTACTCAGAAGATGGTACATCTCACGCAAAAGGGCATGTATTAGGTGAAGATGAAGTTAAATTTAAAGAAAGTGATGAATATGTTACAAAATATGGAGGCAATGGAGAAATTAGAACTACAAAAGTTTGGAATATGTTTAGAAACTTTTTTGAAAAAGACATTGAAAATTCTATTAAAGAAGGAGTAAAAACTTATAACTGTACAGAAGGTGGAGCAAGAATAAATGGTGCAATTGAAATGCCTTTTAAAGAATTTATACAAAAAAATGTTTCTAAAAATAAAAAAACAAAAATAACTCTTAGAAAACCTCCTAAAAAATCAATCAATAAAAAAATTGAAAATGCATATAAAAAAACAATAAAAATGATTGAATATGGAGAAAAAATACAAAAAAAAGTAGAAAAAGTGTTTTTAGAGGTTGCTAAAGAATGCGATATTATAGAAAAAATACCAAAAGATAAATTATATGAAAAACTAAATACAAATAAAATTATAAAACTCACTCAAAAAATAGATAAAATAAAAGACATTATTGAAAGTAGAAAATTCTCTCTTCTCTATGGAGAAACAATTCAAAGTTATTTAGTAAATAAAGAACTTGATTTAGCAAAAATTATGGTAAGAGATACAAACACTGATAATGAAAAAAAACAAAAATTAATTGATTGGCTTTTTGAACATAAAGAGTGGTTATTTATGCTTGCTGGAAGTATAAATGCACAAATTATCACTATTAAAAGAGCACTTCCTAATCTACAAAATGAACTTCAAAAATAA
- a CDS encoding rhodanese-like domain-containing protein produces the protein MFDFFKKKQKHQEFIEPKKDPFPTYDEVKNLTIIDIRDSEDIEYYGKYPNSVHIPFDEYFASKLMMLDKNKKYGIMDLKGIDSILDEAVKIAKEVGLDVKKLKGGFFYISEVLNYKPIKE, from the coding sequence ATGTTTGATTTTTTCAAAAAAAAGCAAAAACACCAAGAGTTTATAGAACCTAAAAAAGATCCATTTCCTACTTATGATGAGGTTAAAAACTTAACAATTATTGATATTAGGGACAGTGAAGATATAGAATATTATGGAAAATATCCAAATTCAGTGCATATTCCTTTTGATGAATATTTTGCAAGTAAATTAATGATGCTTGATAAAAATAAAAAGTATGGAATAATGGATTTAAAAGGTATTGATTCTATTTTAGATGAAGCTGTAAAAATTGCAAAAGAAGTAGGGCTTGATGTTAAAAAACTAAAAGGTGGATTTTTTTATATAAGCGAAGTATTAAATTATAAACCAATAAAGGAGTAA
- a CDS encoding arsenate reductase family protein, whose protein sequence is MKVYGIKTCGSVRKALKFFEKKGIEYEFIDFKKSPVGCDKIEEWLQKVDINTLFNKKGTKYRQLKLKELNLDEEGMKEWLCRENLLIKRPVIELDNGDVIVGFDEDKYKEIWG, encoded by the coding sequence ATGAAAGTATATGGGATTAAAACTTGTGGAAGTGTAAGAAAGGCATTAAAATTTTTTGAGAAAAAAGGAATAGAGTATGAATTTATTGATTTTAAGAAATCTCCTGTTGGATGTGATAAAATAGAAGAATGGCTTCAAAAGGTTGATATTAATACACTTTTTAATAAAAAAGGAACAAAGTATAGACAACTTAAATTAAAAGAACTTAATTTGGATGAAGAAGGAATGAAAGAGTGGTTATGTAGAGAAAATCTCTTAATTAAAAGACCAGTGATTGAACTTGATAATGGAGATGTTATTGTGGGATTTGATGAAGATAAATATAAGGAAATTTGGGGATGA
- a CDS encoding DUF445 domain-containing protein produces MNYYLLANSIGIGALIGYVTNYIAIKLLFKPYKPIKIGSITIFPQGVIPREKKALAKKVGEVVKNYILSENEIRKIITSKEVKDEIERFLDEKIENFTSKDINEFLSKEEIADKFSKIIIKIVEEKFSMFASFINIEMIKEILLKLDIPLKVEDFIETDRIKEILKKEIFLFLEKEVPQIFVKAHVDKVVEEKVASFDEKTLEEMLFTLMKKHFSFINFAGAFLGGIIGLIQYFVITS; encoded by the coding sequence ATGAATTATTATCTTTTAGCAAATAGTATAGGGATAGGTGCTTTAATAGGGTATGTTACTAATTATATTGCTATAAAGCTTCTTTTTAAACCTTATAAGCCTATAAAAATAGGTAGTATTACAATTTTTCCACAAGGTGTAATACCAAGAGAGAAAAAAGCATTAGCTAAAAAGGTAGGAGAGGTTGTTAAAAATTATATTTTAAGTGAAAATGAAATTAGGAAAATTATTACAAGTAAAGAAGTAAAAGATGAAATTGAAAGATTTTTAGATGAAAAAATAGAAAATTTTACAAGTAAAGATATAAATGAGTTTTTATCCAAAGAAGAGATAGCTGATAAATTTTCAAAAATCATTATAAAGATAGTTGAAGAAAAATTTTCAATGTTTGCAAGTTTTATAAATATAGAAATGATAAAAGAAATTTTATTAAAGCTTGATATCCCTTTAAAAGTTGAAGATTTTATAGAAACGGATAGAATAAAAGAAATATTAAAAAAAGAAATTTTTCTGTTTTTAGAAAAAGAAGTACCTCAAATTTTTGTTAAAGCACATGTCGATAAAGTTGTAGAAGAGAAAGTTGCTTCATTTGATGAGAAGACTCTTGAAGAGATGCTTTTTACTTTAATGAAAAAACATTTCTCATTTATTAATTTTGCAGGGGCATTTCTTGGTGGAATAATAGGACTTATTCAATATTTTGTTATTACTTCGTAA
- a CDS encoding phosphate-starvation-inducible PsiE family protein, with the protein MKKYINQYLEILIALIIFGIIIFYKFDFYKVLALILELMVIIEVTQMLFIFFRRQRIKIRYMIDASILFFVRELLISTTTHKPLKIVIMYVGLIGIFFFFRYLSLKITYEVGKD; encoded by the coding sequence ATGAAAAAATATATTAATCAATATTTAGAAATTTTAATTGCATTAATTATTTTTGGAATTATTATATTTTATAAATTTGATTTTTATAAAGTGTTAGCTTTAATTTTAGAATTGATGGTAATTATTGAAGTTACTCAGATGCTTTTTATATTTTTTAGAAGACAAAGAATAAAAATAAGATATATGATTGATGCTTCAATTCTTTTTTTTGTAAGGGAGCTTTTAATTTCAACAACTACTCATAAACCACTTAAAATTGTAATTATGTATGTAGGACTAATTGGAATATTTTTCTTTTTTAGATATCTTTCTTTAAAAATAACATATGAGGTAGGTAAGGATTAA
- the acnB gene encoding bifunctional aconitate hydratase 2/2-methylisocitrate dehydratase — protein sequence MSFIEEYKKHTEERAKLGIPPLPLTAAQTAELVELLKKVPIVEEEYLMDLFLNHINPGVDEAAYVKAAFLNDIVQGKANSPAISKKRAVEILGTMLGGYNVKPLIDALSHEDEEVAKEAANQLKNTLLVYDAFHDVKELADKGNKYAKEVLESWSEAEWFTSKKPLPEKIEAIVFKVPGETNTDDLSPASEAFTRSDIPLHALSMLKAKMPDAIEKINELKKSGKPVAFVGDVVGTGSSRKSAANSVIWHIGEEIPYVPNKKRGGIVIGGVIAPIFFNTLEDSGALPIQAPVDKLETGDIIEIYPYEGKIVKNGEVVSEFELSPNTLPDEVRAGGRVPLIIGKNLTKKAREVLGKEEENIFIRPAQPEDKKGVGYTQAQKIIGKACGMEGVRPGMYVEPTATTVGSQDTTGAMTRDEIKELAALGFNADLVMQSFCHTAAYPKPADIKLHHTLPDFITSRGGVALRPGDGVIHSWLNRMILPDTLGTGGDSHTRFPIGISFPAGSGLVAFAAVTGSMPLNVPESVLVRFKGELQPGITLRDLVNAIPYFAIKQGLLTVEKKNKKNIFNGRILEIEGDIIRTLTVEQAFELADASAERSAAACTVDVSEEQVAEYLKSNIKLLEEMIEAGYEDKRTLQRRIDKMKEWLDNPKLLRRDEDAEYAAVIEIDLNEITEPIVACPNDPDDVATISEVLADPNRPHKIDEVFLGSCMTNIGHYRAAGEILKGEGQVPVRLWIAPPTKMDKAQLIEEGYYSIFGQAGARIEIPGCSLCMGNQARVADYANVFSTSTRNFDNRMGKGAKVYLGSAELAAVIALLGRIPTKEEYLEIIEKKLAGKEDKVYNYLNFHKMDDNFLKEVLVRV from the coding sequence ATGAGTTTTATTGAAGAATACAAAAAACATACAGAAGAAAGAGCAAAACTTGGAATTCCTCCACTTCCTCTAACAGCAGCACAAACAGCTGAACTTGTAGAACTTCTAAAAAAAGTTCCAATTGTTGAAGAAGAATATTTAATGGATCTGTTTTTAAATCATATAAACCCAGGAGTTGATGAAGCTGCTTATGTAAAAGCTGCATTTTTAAATGATATTGTTCAAGGAAAAGCAAATAGCCCAGCTATTTCTAAAAAAAGAGCAGTAGAAATTTTAGGTACTATGCTTGGTGGATATAATGTAAAACCTCTAATTGATGCATTATCTCATGAAGATGAAGAAGTAGCAAAAGAGGCTGCAAATCAACTTAAAAACACTTTACTTGTATATGATGCATTTCATGATGTAAAAGAATTAGCTGATAAAGGAAATAAATACGCAAAAGAAGTACTTGAAAGTTGGAGTGAGGCTGAGTGGTTTACAAGCAAAAAACCTCTTCCTGAAAAAATTGAAGCAATTGTATTTAAAGTCCCAGGTGAAACTAATACAGACGATTTAAGCCCAGCAAGTGAAGCATTTACAAGAAGTGACATTCCACTTCACGCACTAAGTATGTTAAAAGCTAAAATGCCAGATGCAATTGAAAAAATTAATGAACTTAAAAAAAGTGGAAAACCTGTTGCATTTGTAGGTGATGTGGTAGGAACTGGTTCATCAAGAAAATCAGCCGCTAATAGTGTAATTTGGCATATTGGAGAAGAAATTCCATATGTTCCAAATAAAAAAAGAGGTGGTATTGTAATTGGTGGTGTTATTGCTCCAATTTTCTTCAATACTCTTGAAGATTCAGGTGCTCTTCCAATTCAAGCACCAGTTGATAAACTTGAAACAGGTGATATTATTGAAATTTATCCATATGAAGGAAAAATCGTTAAAAATGGAGAAGTGGTAAGTGAATTTGAATTATCTCCAAATACACTTCCAGATGAAGTAAGAGCTGGTGGTAGAGTTCCATTAATTATTGGTAAAAACTTAACTAAAAAAGCAAGAGAAGTATTAGGAAAAGAGGAAGAAAATATTTTCATAAGACCAGCTCAACCAGAAGATAAAAAAGGTGTAGGTTATACACAAGCTCAAAAAATTATAGGAAAAGCTTGTGGAATGGAAGGTGTAAGACCTGGAATGTATGTAGAACCTACTGCAACAACTGTTGGTAGCCAAGATACAACAGGAGCTATGACAAGAGATGAGATAAAAGAACTTGCAGCACTTGGATTTAACGCAGATTTAGTAATGCAAAGTTTCTGTCACACAGCTGCATATCCAAAACCAGCTGATATTAAACTTCATCATACACTTCCAGATTTTATTACAAGTAGAGGAGGTGTAGCATTAAGACCAGGAGATGGTGTAATTCACAGTTGGCTAAATAGAATGATTTTACCTGATACGCTTGGTACAGGTGGAGATAGCCATACAAGATTTCCAATTGGTATAAGTTTTCCAGCAGGAAGTGGGCTTGTAGCATTTGCAGCAGTAACTGGGTCAATGCCTCTTAATGTTCCTGAAAGTGTGCTTGTTAGATTCAAAGGTGAACTTCAACCAGGAATTACTCTAAGAGATTTAGTAAATGCAATTCCTTATTTTGCAATTAAACAAGGTCTTCTAACAGTTGAAAAGAAAAACAAAAAGAATATCTTCAATGGTAGAATTTTAGAAATTGAAGGTGATATTATTAGAACCTTAACAGTAGAACAAGCTTTTGAACTTGCTGATGCATCTGCTGAGAGAAGTGCGGCTGCATGTACAGTTGATGTAAGTGAAGAACAAGTAGCTGAATATCTAAAATCAAATATTAAACTTCTTGAAGAGATGATTGAAGCTGGATATGAAGATAAAAGAACTCTTCAAAGAAGAATTGATAAAATGAAAGAGTGGCTTGATAATCCAAAACTATTAAGAAGAGATGAAGATGCTGAATATGCAGCAGTAATTGAAATTGACTTAAATGAAATTACAGAACCAATTGTTGCATGTCCAAATGACCCTGATGATGTAGCAACTATTAGCGAAGTATTAGCAGACCCAAATAGACCTCATAAAATTGATGAAGTATTCCTTGGAAGTTGTATGACAAACATTGGTCATTATAGAGCAGCTGGTGAAATACTTAAAGGCGAAGGACAAGTGCCTGTAAGACTTTGGATTGCACCTCCAACAAAAATGGATAAAGCACAATTAATTGAAGAAGGATATTATTCAATCTTTGGACAAGCGGGTGCAAGAATAGAAATTCCTGGATGTAGTTTATGTATGGGTAATCAAGCAAGAGTGGCTGATTATGCTAATGTATTTTCAACATCAACAAGAAACTTTGATAATAGAATGGGTAAAGGTGCAAAAGTTTATCTTGGAAGTGCAGAACTTGCAGCAGTTATAGCACTTCTTGGTAGAATTCCAACAAAAGAAGAGTATCTTGAAATTATTGAGAAAAAACTTGCTGGAAAAGAAGATAAAGTATATAACTATCTAAACTTCCATAAAATGGATGATAATTTCTTAAAAGAGGTATTAGTAAGGGTTTAA
- a CDS encoding KpsF/GutQ family sugar-phosphate isomerase yields MDFKKIAKEVLEIEANELLKADVSGIEKAVEIAYNTKGKLIVTGVGKSGLIGSKIAATLASTGTPSFFIHPTEALHGDLGMITKDDSVLAISYSGESEELIKILPHIKRFEVPLIAMTGDKNSTLAKYADALINIHIDKEACPLNVAPTSSTTLTLAMGDALAVCLMKKRNFTKEDFASFHPGGSLGKKLFIKVKDLMKENFPIANKDDNLKEAIIKMTEGKLGHILFLEDNRVRAILSDGDLRRAMMSEDFDLEKKAIEFATKNPKTIKKDILASDALKFMEENKIQLLPVVNEKEEVVGVIHIHDLVEAGIK; encoded by the coding sequence GTGGACTTTAAAAAAATAGCAAAAGAAGTTTTAGAAATAGAAGCAAATGAATTATTAAAAGCTGATGTTAGTGGAATTGAAAAAGCAGTTGAGATTGCTTATAACACCAAAGGCAAATTAATTGTAACAGGTGTTGGAAAATCTGGACTTATTGGTAGTAAAATAGCAGCTACTCTTGCAAGTACAGGTACGCCAAGTTTTTTTATCCATCCAACAGAAGCTTTGCATGGTGATTTAGGTATGATTACAAAAGATGATTCAGTATTAGCCATTAGTTATTCAGGTGAAAGTGAAGAACTTATTAAAATACTACCTCATATAAAAAGATTTGAAGTACCGTTGATTGCAATGACAGGAGATAAAAATTCTACACTTGCAAAATATGCAGATGCCTTAATCAATATTCATATAGATAAAGAAGCTTGTCCATTAAACGTAGCTCCAACTTCATCAACTACTCTTACATTAGCTATGGGAGATGCATTAGCTGTATGTCTTATGAAAAAAAGAAATTTTACAAAAGAGGATTTTGCTTCTTTTCATCCAGGCGGAAGTCTTGGTAAAAAACTATTTATTAAAGTTAAAGATTTAATGAAAGAAAATTTTCCAATAGCTAATAAAGATGATAATTTAAAAGAAGCTATTATTAAAATGACAGAAGGGAAACTTGGACATATTTTATTTTTAGAAGATAACAGAGTTAGAGCAATTTTAAGTGATGGAGACCTTAGACGGGCTATGATGAGTGAAGATTTTGATTTAGAAAAAAAAGCTATTGAATTTGCAACTAAAAATCCAAAAACAATAAAAAAAGATATTTTAGCAAGTGATGCATTAAAGTTTATGGAAGAGAATAAAATTCAACTTTTACCTGTTGTAAATGAGAAAGAAGAGGTAGTAGGGGTTATACATATTCATGATTTAGTTGAAGCAGGGATTAAATAA